The following proteins are encoded in a genomic region of Corallococcus silvisoli:
- a CDS encoding DUF4476 domain-containing protein, producing the protein MHPMVRAALASSLLFSSLSFAQGAEVNMQVDVDDQDMPSARINIRASGMDGEEGASVKVRASGMDGEEGATVKVRGGGTRMDVKVTGGTMTETRTTTETRTTTHSGRDHGERMGGREVHAEPSYRDCGTPSDEGCNMRRDGQFPMDASTWRGFYQSLKSENNEIVREEKAGKMLRRVYLTAAQFGLVLDLFRNEITRLDVAKMAAPHVVDPQHALGFSSKWRNSISGSEYTDLITEQ; encoded by the coding sequence ATGCACCCGATGGTTCGCGCAGCGCTTGCCTCATCCCTGCTGTTCTCGTCCCTCTCCTTCGCCCAGGGGGCGGAGGTGAACATGCAGGTGGACGTCGATGATCAGGACATGCCTTCGGCGCGCATCAACATCCGGGCGTCGGGCATGGACGGCGAGGAGGGGGCCTCCGTGAAGGTCAGGGCGTCGGGCATGGACGGCGAGGAGGGGGCCACCGTGAAGGTGCGCGGCGGCGGCACCCGGATGGACGTGAAGGTGACGGGCGGGACGATGACGGAGACGCGGACGACGACGGAGACGCGGACGACGACGCACTCGGGACGTGACCACGGGGAGCGGATGGGGGGGCGCGAGGTCCACGCCGAGCCTTCGTACCGCGACTGTGGCACGCCTTCGGACGAAGGCTGCAACATGCGGCGGGACGGACAGTTCCCGATGGACGCCAGCACCTGGCGCGGCTTCTACCAGTCGCTCAAGAGCGAGAACAACGAGATCGTCCGGGAGGAGAAGGCGGGCAAGATGCTCCGGCGGGTCTACCTGACCGCGGCGCAGTTCGGCCTGGTGTTGGATCTGTTCCGCAATGAAATCACCCGCCTGGACGTGGCGAAGATGGCCGCGCCCCACGTGGTGGATCCGCAGCACGCGCTGGGCTTCTCGTCCAAGTGGAGGAACTCCATCAGCGGCAGCGAGTACACCGACCTCATCACGGAGCAGTAG